Proteins found in one Triticum urartu cultivar G1812 chromosome 4, Tu2.1, whole genome shotgun sequence genomic segment:
- the LOC125552239 gene encoding fructose-1,6-bisphosphatase, chloroplastic, which translates to MAAATTTTSRPLLLSRQQAAASSLQCRLPRRPGSSLFAGQGQASTPNVRCMAVVDTASAPAPAAARKRSSYDMITLTTWLLKQEQEGVIDNEMTIVLSSISTACKQIASLVQRAPISNLTGVQGATNVQGEDQKKLDVISNEVFSNCLRWSGRTGVIASEEEDVPVAVEESYSGNYIVVFDPLDGSSNIDAAVSTGSIFGIYSPSDECHIGDDATLDEVTQMCIVNVCQPGSNLLAAGYCMYSSSVIFVLTIGTGVYVFTLDPMYGEFVLTQEKVQIPKSGKIYSFNEGNYALWDDKLKKYMDSLKEPGTSGKPYSARYIGSLVGDFHRTMLYGGIYGYPSDQKSKNGKLRLLYECAPMSFIAEQAGGKGSDGHQRVLDIMPTAVHQRVPLYVGSVEEVEKVEKFLSSE; encoded by the exons ATGGCCGCcgcgaccaccaccacctcccgccCGCTTCTGCTGTCCCGCCAGCAGGCGGCGGCTAGCTCCCTCCAATGCCGCCTCCCCAGGAGGCCCGGAAGCAGCCTCTTTGCCGGCCAGGGCCAGGCGTCGACTCCGAATGTGCGGTGCATGGCAGTCGTGGACACGGcctcggcgccggcgccggcggcggctAGGAAGAGGAGCAGCTACGACATGATCACGCTGACGACGTGGCTGCTGAAGCAGGAGCAGGAGGGGGTCATCGACAACGAGATGACCATCGTGCTGTCCAGCATATCCACGGCGTGCAAGCAGATCGCCTCGTTGGTGCAGCGCGCGCCCATCTCCAACCTCACCGGCGTCCAGGGCGCCACCAACGTGCAGGGCGAGGACCAGAAGAAGCTCGACGTCATCTCCAACGAG GTGTTCTCGAACTGCCTGAGGTGGAGTGGCCGCACCGGCGTGATCGCATCGGAGGAGGAGGACGTGCCGGTGGCGGTGGAGGAGAGCTACTCGGGCAACTACATCGTGGTGTTCGACCCGCTCGACGGCTCCTCCAACATCGACGCCgccgtctccaccggctccatcTTCGGCATCTACAGCCCATCCGACGAGTGCCACATTGGCGACGACGCAACC CTTGACGAAGTGACGCAGATGTGCATAGTGAACGTGTGCCAGCCAGGGAGCAACCTGCTCGCCGCCGGCTACTGCATGTACTCGAGCTCGGTCATCTTCGTGCTCACCATCGGCACCGGGGTGTACGTGTTCACGCTGGACCCGATGTACGGCGAGTTCGTGCTGACGCAGGAGaaggtgcagatcccaaagtcgGGCAAGATCTACTCCTTCAACGAGGGCAACTACGCGCTCTGGGACGACAAGCTCAAGAAGTACATGGACAGCCTCAAGGAGCCCGGCACCTCCGGCAAGCCCTACTCCGCGCGCTACATCGGCAGCCTCGTCGGCGACTTCCACCGGACCATGCTCTACGGCGGCATCTACGGGTACCCCAGCGACCAGAAGAGCAAGAACGGCAAGCTGCGGCTGCTCTACGAGTGCGCGCCCATGAGCTTCATCGCTGAGCAGGCCGGCGGCAAAGGCTCCGACGGCCACCAGAGGGTACTCGACATCATGCCCACAGCG GTCCATCAGAGAGTGCCTCTGTACGTCGGGAGCGTGGAGGAAGTGGAGAAGGTGGAGAAATTCTTGTCTTCAGAGTAG